TGGGCGGATTACTCTCTGTAAAGAAGTAAATCAGAATTTACTCTAAGGTTGATTTTTTTCTTAGTTTATTAAATCAACCTTAGAGTTTTTTAACCATCCTTAAGTAAATAGTTATTTTTGAAATCGATTGAATACAGAAAAAATTCTTATCAAATGGAAAACGGAAGAAAAAAATCAGATTGATCTTAGTAAAAAAAATGGCAAAAGTAGTTTATGCAATAAATCAAGGAAATTACTCAGTTTAGGAGTTGTTAGACATTGAATTAAATTGAAATATCGACACAATGGTGAAATACCCTTAAATACCTCTATCAACAAAGTCACTAATAAATTCAATATTAAAAAAGCTTTTTTTATTTTGGGAAAACATAAAACAGGTTAAGCTTTCACAAAAGTTACTATCGGTGATGTATCATTTTTCTTATTTCAAGGCAAAAGATAAAGCCGAGGTTAGGGCATTTATTGAAGAATATCCATTTGCTTTTATGACCGGAAGTTTCCTTAACGGAACACTTGCGGCAACTCAAATTCCAATACTTCTTGAAGAGCGCAATGGAGAGTGGTTTCTTCAAGGTCATATCATGAGAAATACCGATCATTTCAAGGCATTGCAGGAAAATCCAAATGCATTGATTGTATTCACCGGCCCGAGTTGTTATGTCAGTGCTTCTTGGTACACAAACCCGCACATTGGTTCAACTTGGAACTATATGAGTGTTCATGTTTCAGGTCAGGTCTCGTTTATGACTCCCCCAGAGCTAATTGCGTTAATGAAAAAGCTTACCTTAAAGTTTGAAAAAGGAAATCTTCAGTCACCAACATTTTATGACAATCTTCCTGATGCTTTTTTGAGTAAAATGATGCCGGCAATCGCAGGGTTTGAGATTAAAGCAGAAAAAATTGATCATGTTTTCAAGTTAAGTCAAAATAGGGATGAGAAAAGCTATGATTCAATCATTTCAAAATTAGAGGAAGAAGGGGGAAACAGCGGCTTAATCGCTTCGATTATGAAAAGGCGGAAAGAACAAGTTTTCCCGCCCGGTTCTGTGTGGGATGCGAGTAAATTTGATTCTTAGAGAGCTCGTAAAACAGTTACTTGAGAAAGGACTCAATTTCTGAAGCCAGCTCTTTAGCTCTCTCTATAACAAGCATGTGACCCGTTTCGGGAAGCATTATGAGTTTTGACCCCTTAATTTTTTCTTCTCCAATCTTCATGACATCAATTGTTTTTCCGCCGTGTAAAAATGGATTTGGAATGAGATTATCATTTTCTCCAGCGATGATTAAAGTTGGGAAGTTGATGCGATCAAGTTTATCCCAAACCGGTTCATCGAGCATTGCACCAACAGATTTCCACACGGCATAAGCAAATCGTTCAAATTCCTTTGCCTTAATTAATCTCACCCGCTCTTCAATCATCCATTCATAATTTTCAGACCAAGAGTAAAAATTATTGGCATAATTGGCTCTAATGCGATCGGGAGGTGTTTTAATAATAAAATCCGGATTAGTTGCATTGCGAAGCCACTCCCCTTCACCTTGCTTAAAAGATTCTAAGCCTGCAGGCGAAACAAGTACAAGATTTTCAATTCGATCAGGAAGAGAAAGAGACGCTACCATTGATATTTGCCCACCCATTGAGTGACCCACCCAAGTTGCTTTTGGAACGCCCAGTGAACTTAAAAGATCGTGAACTGTTTTTGCATAAAACGAAAGGGTATAAGGAGCGCCAAATGCTTTAGCCGATTTTCCATAACCGGGCAAGTCGATTGCAATTACTCGAAATCCTCTTTTTTCCAGTTCAGGAATAACACCTCGCCAAAACCCCATATTACTTGCGAGCCCGTGAATTAGAACAAGCGGTGTTTTCTTCAATCGCAAGGATTGTGGAGTGCCGTCGTAATAAGCCACTTCGGTTCCATTAATCACTTTTTTTTCGACTTTGAACCCATATTCGATTTGATCGAATTCCAAAGTTGGCATATCGTGGTAAAGTTTTGCGTGGCCACATCCGCTCATTAGTACGAAAGCGGCTGTAAGGATAATGACACAATATTTTTTCATTGAATAAACCTCCATTAGAACATTAACCAACTGACCGTTGTAAAAAGCGTCCACGCATTGGTTGGTTTCTGACTTGAATTTCTGGTAGCCGTGCTGTTATAAAAATCTCCGTTCCAGAGATAAGCGGCGCTCAGACCGATGTCAAAAAAGAGTGCATAAGTGTATTTAATCTCCGCATTTACTTCAGTGCCAATAAAGTTGCCGCCACCAAAGGGTTGTGCAGTTGCCCAAGCGGCAGCCGAACCAATCTTAAAATGAAGTTTATTTGGAATGGGCGCGTTGAAGTAATTAAAAAAAACGCCAGTTACACCATATCCTAAATTTGATATATCATGAACGGCTGAGTAGTATCGATTAATCACCTGCACATCAGGAAATAATAAAAATGCACGATGCGAGCTGTATATCCCAACAGGTGAACCCCAAGTATTTCCGGTAACAACGCCATTATACTTCCCATCAGTCGCGCCATTTCCATCGCCAGAGGTGAAAATTGCTTCGATTTGAATTTTGTCGTTTGCTGTTTGACCATACTTATACTGGAGCGAGGCGTGGGCTGAAACCCCAAGAATATCAACTCTTTTTCCGCTTGTGGATTGATCGGCAGATAAAGTATCAATATGTCCAAAGTTCATCATTCCCATTGCAGAAGCCCAGAGTCGCCCACCAATAAAGTCCTTATTATAAGCTGTATTGAAGCCAGTCCAGAATACATTGGCTTTATAAAGCGGGTTATTTAGTTGAAGCCGGGCTCCTCCATTATAGGCAACCAAAGTCGAATTAAACCCTTGCCCTAGAATTGAAACACCCCCCTGACCTGCGCCTCGATCCCATAAATACCAAAAGCTTCCACCCAAATCCCACAAACCTGAAATTTTTGTTTCCATATCAGCCATCCAAAGCACGACATCATCATCTCTGTCGATAAGGTTTTCGTAGAGTTGATAAACTCCAACCCGACCGTATGTCGCGGCTGATAAATTAAAGTAACTGCTTATTCCAACCCCTTGCGTCCCCCAAAACATTAAGCGATTCGCGCTAGTCTGATTGGTGAGCAATGTATTCACATTAGGGTCACGCGGGTTATCGAAAATGCGTTGAAGCCCTATCACAAGATTCCAAGCCAAAGAGGGCTTTACCTCAACGTTTGCAAGAAGCGTTTGAATATTGACCGTTCCGCCAGAAATAGCACCTCCAAAATTGTTTCCAACGCCATAATTCACATCACCCCAAGTGAAATCAACTTTTAATAAACTTCGAAAAATTGCCTTCCCATCAAGTATGGATGGGCGATAAACAAAGAGCGGAACAAATCGACTCTCGCCATACATCGCCGTTTGCGGTACCGTGATCGTGCTGTTTTCACCATACAGCCTACCGATAATTTGACCTCTTAACAATTCATTTTGAGGTGCAATATTGGTGCCAGTAAAACGGTGAAATGTAAATCCAATGAATTGCAATTCAGGCGGTAATTTCTCAGGTGAACCATTTCGCCGTTCATCATCAACCGGATAATTGACCACCTGTGCCAAAGATGGCAATGAATACAATAACAGGCTAAGGAGTAACCATCTCAGAAGTTTCATATTTTTCCCTTCTTAAATTCAAAAAAGGCGGAGAGTTTCATTGCCTCCCCGCCTTACACTCTTTATTGTTTCTGATAGCGTTGAATCAAACTGATTCCAAATGCGCCATTTGAAGAACTGCCAAATCCTCTTCTGGGTGTAGGTGGTGTTACACCTACTAATGGCGGTGTGGTTTGAACAATCTCATAAAGCAATGAGGTTGACGAACCTGAAGTGTTAGACTGATAGATTCCAGTTGAAGTAACACTTGAAGGCGAGGTTTGATTGACAACGATGTTTCGAATCGTGATTCCTGCAGTATCCGCTGCTGTTGAAGACCACGTACCGGTTAAAGTGGCGTTCGTACCGGCAGAATCGGTTGTCGTTACAGTGTAAGTGCCATTCGCATTGAATACCGCTTGAATGCGTCTTGTTCTAAACGGCGCAGCGTAGAGCAAGGGCGAAACATTTGCTACAGAAACCGACCCTACGGTTGAAAATCCTTCAGCAACCCAAGTTCCCACAATCGGGTCTTGATTGGTGTTATTTGAATCAGCATCCGTACTGCTGCTGCAAGAGCCGAGCGAAACAATCATTACAGCTAAAAGCAAAAGACCAAATAATTTTCTCATTGTTTTTCCTCCGGAAAAAGTTGTTATTAGAATTAATGTGATAAA
This DNA window, taken from Chloroherpetonaceae bacterium, encodes the following:
- a CDS encoding FMN-binding negative transcriptional regulator is translated as MYHFSYFKAKDKAEVRAFIEEYPFAFMTGSFLNGTLAATQIPILLEERNGEWFLQGHIMRNTDHFKALQENPNALIVFTGPSCYVSASWYTNPHIGSTWNYMSVHVSGQVSFMTPPELIALMKKLTLKFEKGNLQSPTFYDNLPDAFLSKMMPAIAGFEIKAEKIDHVFKLSQNRDEKSYDSIISKLEEEGGNSGLIASIMKRRKEQVFPPGSVWDASKFDS
- a CDS encoding alpha/beta hydrolase — encoded protein: MKKYCVIILTAAFVLMSGCGHAKLYHDMPTLEFDQIEYGFKVEKKVINGTEVAYYDGTPQSLRLKKTPLVLIHGLASNMGFWRGVIPELEKRGFRVIAIDLPGYGKSAKAFGAPYTLSFYAKTVHDLLSSLGVPKATWVGHSMGGQISMVASLSLPDRIENLVLVSPAGLESFKQGEGEWLRNATNPDFIIKTPPDRIRANYANNFYSWSENYEWMIEERVRLIKAKEFERFAYAVWKSVGAMLDEPVWDKLDRINFPTLIIAGENDNLIPNPFLHGGKTIDVMKIGEEKIKGSKLIMLPETGHMLVIERAKELASEIESFLK